DNA sequence from the Deltaproteobacteria bacterium genome:
CGCGCCGTTCATGGCGGCGCGCAGCTCGTCGTCGGAGGGGCGCAGGCCCCAGCCGAGCTCCTCCCGGTTGAGCGGGTCCAGCACCGGCGCCAGCTCGGCCTCGTGGCCGGACACGAACCAGAGCAACACCGGGGCGTCGTGAATGACGGCGTCCACGCGATGTTGCTGCAGCTCCATGACCGCGGCCGCCGGGGTCGGATAGACGGACACCGAGGCGGCCCGCTGCTCGCGGGCGAAGCGCTCCCCCGTCGTCCCTCCCACCACGCCGATTGCGCCGACCTTCCGCAGCACGGTCTTGCCGTCGGGATAGCGGTCCCGGTCGCCGCGCCGCACGACCGCGAGAAGGCCCGAGCTGAGATAGGGGTCGCTGAACGCCATCCGGACCTGCCGCGCCGGCGTGATCGTCATGCCCGACATGATGGCGTCGGTCCGACCCGCCAGGAGCGCCGGGATCTGGTCGTCCCAGTCCACCTCGCGGAGCTGGAGCGGCCGGCCGAGCGCACCCGCGAGGGCGCGGGCGAAGTCCACCTCCAGGCCGACCAGCTCGCCACCCTGCCGGAACGCGAACGGCGGCGAGGACGGGGTGACGCCGACCCGGAGGGGCGGGGAAGTCGGTGCGACACCCGATGGCGCGGCGGGCCGGCCGGAGCCGGTGCGGCACCCGGCGAGCGCCAGCAGGGTGAGGGCGAGAGTCACAGCCGTGCGACGGTTCCGTCCGAGCATGAGGTTCCTCCGTGGCGTGGCCCTCGCCGCCGTGCCACGGCGGCGGGATGCGGCCGGCGTTCGCATAGCACGCGGGCCGGGGCGGCGTCACGCAGCGGCGGAGTGTCGAGAGGACCGGATCCTGGCCGTCATCGAATCGCCGTGACCATTCCGCCCGCAAAGGACGGATCCCGAATACTAACTAACTGTGCGCCCGGTGGGGCGCTTCGAGATGTAAGGGAAATCCGTCTGTCCGCTTCCTGGAGGGGGCGGACGGTAAGCGCCGTGGCGTGAGCCTCCCCCTACTCGCTACGCCCTGCGCGGTGGGTCATCCGGAGGACCGTGTTCGAGACGGCGTGCGCCGTCCCCGTGGAGACGGTGCACGCGTCATTCCGTGAGAGGGCCCGAGGGCCAGCGCGCTAGGCGTGCGGGGGCCGTGCCCGCCGCTCGTTCGGACGCGCCCACGCTGGCGCGCGGAAGCGTTCCGGGCGCGCCGGCCGAATCGAGGCCTGCGGCGGGCGAGGCGCGCCCCAGCGCGCCGAGGGCGGTGCGGCGGGCGGCGTGTGATGCGGCTTCTCGTGCGGCGCGGGCCGCGGCATCTGTGCGCCCGGGTGCGTGCCGTGCGACACGTGCGGTGGCGGGAGAGCGCCTTGCGGCGGCGGCTGCGCGTGCTGATGCTCGCCGTGATGCGGCGGTGGGGACGGCGCCGGCCGCGCGTGCTCCGCGTGGCGCGGCGCCGCCGGCGGCGCTGCGTGTTCGGGTGCGCGCGTGCCGCCGTGCGGTTGTCCCGCAGCGGCCGGCGCATGCGGCGCTCCGTGCTCGTGCGGGCCGCCCGGGTTCGGACGCTCGCTCCGCGCGCGCTCCGGCGGCGGCGCGGGGCGCGCCCCTGCCTGGCCCAGCCGGCGGTGCTCCGCTCCCGGCGGTGACGGTGGGGTCGCGCGGCCACCGGGTGAGGCCTGGCGGCCGCCGCCCTGCGGCCGCGGCGCGTGCACGAGCCGGGGCGGCGGCGTCGCGCTCGCTGGCGGGTTGAGCCCCGCGGCGCGCAGGTGCTGCGAGTGGTCCTGCGGCGGGCGCGTCGCCACCACGGGCCGGGCATGCACCGCCTGCGGCGGGCG
Encoded proteins:
- a CDS encoding amino acid ABC transporter substrate-binding protein; protein product: MRTPAASRRRGTAARATPRRNLMLGRNRRTAVTLALTLLALAGCRTGSGRPAAPSGVAPTSPPLRVGVTPSSPPFAFRQGGELVGLEVDFARALAGALGRPLQLREVDWDDQIPALLAGRTDAIMSGMTITPARQVRMAFSDPYLSSGLLAVVRRGDRDRYPDGKTVLRKVGAIGVVGGTTGERFAREQRAASVSVYPTPAAAVMELQQHRVDAVIHDAPVLLWFVSGHEAELAPVLDPLNREELGWGLRPSDDELRAAMNGALARWREDGTRERILSRWIPYLSRLEAEVRAR